The following coding sequences are from one Plectropomus leopardus isolate mb chromosome 10, YSFRI_Pleo_2.0, whole genome shotgun sequence window:
- the il1rl1 gene encoding interleukin-1 receptor type 1 has translation MDPFQVIFLISLVITAPKCSASFPISSETTELLCSEMDKDEYNLTEGEAFYFVPDELALESNNSKEETKWYKNNVSTELSTDENQNVHYHGAALYFSNLRTENSGLYIARNEEPSGKCYNFYLQIQVFKASYPLEEKLLYGEVDNSDVFKEISCPDPARLPCEKLGGHFSWEKYPIQPRLEDFTQHEDRQKAELQISKASAAYNGIYTCICTWKHKGKEHKTKASRKLTHLEPRFYRPLDFISPTNKEQLADEGFRINLSCSVHCGTNVGSSCSASWEIEGVPAQNQITKLENPSQETIATAILTIEKVSAADFNTEFKCIGRDFNTVNSTTLTLKRRESIIPLVIGGVCVFFVCVFAAMLVKHFSIDLALFFRPYFPLSSYKKDTRMYDAYVVYQMQSMDKDTEDTLCEFVTRIMPSVLEEKCGYRLFIHGRDDIPGEDRLELVEDCMKQSRRLMVILTPGSGAESDSTDRPPVSPQNTVMGGFDWQLGLHHVLVQREMSVILIQLGNTGPKGYTHLPPGLQHLIQKSAPIKWPVGSRGAAAWNSRFWKRVRYLMPATPAKKCLHPAII, from the exons ATGGATCCTTTTCAAGTCATCTTCCTGATCTCCCTGGTGATAACAGCACCCAAATGTTCAG CATCTTTTCCCATATCTTCTGAGACAACCGAGCTGCTGTGCAGTGAAATGGACAAAGATGAATACAATCTTACTGAAGGggaggcattttattttgtgcctGACGAACTGGCACTGGAGAGTAACAACTCCAAAGAAGAGACCAAATGGTACAAAAACAACGTCAGTACTGAACTCAGCACAGACGAGAACCAGAACGTACATTACCACGGTGCAGCACTGTATTTCTCAAACCTCCGCACTGAAAACTCTGGCCTTTACATCGCGAG GAATGAAGAGCCATCGGGAAAATGTTACAACTTTTATTTACAAATCCAAGTCTTCAAAGCAAGCTATCCACTTGAGGAGAAACTCCTCTATGGGGAAGTCGACAACTCTGATGTGTTCAAAGAGATCTCTTGTCCAGATCCTGCCAGACTCCCATGTGAAAAACTTGGAGGACATTTCAGCTGGGAAAAG TATCCCATCCAGCCCCGGCTGGAGGACTTCACGCAGCATGAAGATCGCCAAAAAGCTGAACTGCAGATATCGAAGGCTAGTGCTGCTTACAATGGCATCTACACTTGTATTTGTACCTGGAAACACAAAGGAAAGGAGCATAAGACGAAAGCCTCCAGGAAGCTAACACATCTAG AGCCACGGTTCTACCGACCGTTAGATTTCATTTCTCCAACCAACAAGGAGCAGTTGGCTGATGAAG GTTTTAGGATCAATCTGAGCTGCTCAGTTCACTGTGGGACTAATGTGGGATCTTCCTGCAGCGCCAGCTGGGAGATTGAGGGAGTGCCTGCCCAGAACCAAATCACGAAACT CGAGAACCCTTCACAGGAAACCATCGCCACTGCAATCCTGACCATTGAAAAAGTGTCTGCTGCAGATTTCAATACCGAATTTAAATGCATCGGCAGAGACTTTAATACAGTGAACTCCACCACTTTAACTCTTAAGCGGAGAG aGTCAATTATTCCACTGGTCATcgggggagtgtgtgtgttttttgtctgcGTGTTTGCCGCCATGCTGGTCAAACACTTTTCCATCGACCTCGCTCTTTTCTTCAGACCCTACTTCCCACTGAGCAGTTACAAAAAAG ATACGAGGATGTACGATGCCTACGTGGTCTACCAAATGCAGAGCATGGAcaaggacacagaggacacactcTGTGAGTTCGTCACAAGGATTATGCCGTCCGTCCTCGAGGAAAAGTGCGGATATCGACTCTTCATCCATGGCAGGGATGACATACCCGGGGAAG ACCGCCTGGAGCTGGTGGAGGACTGCATGAAGCAGAGCAGGAGGCTGATGGTCATTCTCACCCCGGGTTCAGGAGCAGAGTCAGACAGCACAGACCGACCTCCGGTCTCACCCCAAAACACAGTGATGGGAGGCTTTGACTGGCAG CTGGGGCTTCACCACGTGCTGGTCCAGAGGGAAATGAGTGTGATTCTGATCCAACTAGGAAACACTGGACCAAAAGGATACACACACCTTCCCCCTGGCCTGCAGCATCTGATTCAAAAGAGCGCCCCCATCAAGTGGCCCGTGGGTTCACGGGGCGCGGCCGCGTGGAACTCGCGCTTCTGGAAGAGAGTGCGATACCTGATGCCTGCAACGCCTGCCAAAAAATGTCTACACCCTGCTATTATTTGA